One Gordonia mangrovi genomic region harbors:
- a CDS encoding glycosyltransferase family 2 protein: MNASEIAVIIPCRNEAGSIVDVLARVPEGMQSIVVDNGSDDATADLAHAAGATVVAEPEPGYGAAVSAGVDAARRPVVCTIDGDGSMDPAELLDLAAELDRGAELAVGRRRPDHPRTWPLHARAGSAAVAAYLRGRYHLPIHDIGPMRAIRRDTLTDLDVRDRRSGYPVELLLRAGQAGLRVVERDVRYTVRTAGESKVSGSIRGSARAARDFLVVLR; the protein is encoded by the coding sequence GTGAATGCCAGCGAGATCGCGGTGATCATCCCGTGCCGGAACGAAGCCGGCTCCATCGTAGACGTCCTGGCCCGGGTGCCCGAGGGGATGCAGAGCATCGTGGTCGACAACGGTTCCGATGATGCCACCGCCGACCTCGCGCACGCCGCCGGCGCGACCGTCGTCGCCGAGCCCGAACCCGGGTACGGAGCGGCGGTCAGCGCCGGGGTCGACGCCGCCCGCCGGCCGGTGGTCTGCACCATCGACGGCGACGGGTCGATGGACCCGGCCGAACTGCTCGATCTGGCCGCCGAACTCGATCGCGGCGCCGAACTCGCGGTCGGGCGCCGCCGCCCCGACCATCCCCGGACGTGGCCGCTGCACGCACGCGCCGGCTCCGCGGCCGTCGCCGCCTACCTGCGCGGCCGCTACCACTTGCCGATCCATGACATCGGACCCATGCGCGCCATCCGCCGGGACACCCTCACCGACCTGGACGTGCGCGATCGACGCAGCGGGTATCCCGTCGAACTGCTGCTGCGGGCCGGACAGGCCGGGCTGCGCGTCGTCGAACGCGATGTGCGCTACACCGTGCGCACCGCCGGAGAGTCCAAGGTGTCCGGATCGATCCGCGGGTCGGCGCGGGCCGCACGGGACTTCCTGGTGGTGCTGCGATGA
- a CDS encoding S-methyl-5'-thioadenosine phosphorylase: MVERDAAIGVIGGSGFYSWLAEEAAFGDVVEYRIPTPFGDPSAPLTEATLDGRRIVFLPRHGANHEYLPHTVPYRANLWAMRSLGVRRILSASAVGGLQPGNGPGTVVIPDQLVDRTGGRAQTFFDRLPIGHAHGPIHVSMADPYCPQLRRAMTRSDAVDGGTLVVIDGPRFSTRAESRWYAAQGWSVISMTGHPEAALARELQLCYANACLITDLDAGVAEGEGVTAAEVFAEFSRNLPTFAGLLLDAIRTIDAAAECPCAAADHDVDAVLADIS; this comes from the coding sequence ATGGTCGAACGAGACGCAGCGATCGGGGTCATCGGCGGTTCGGGCTTCTATTCGTGGCTGGCCGAGGAGGCGGCGTTCGGCGACGTCGTCGAATATCGGATACCGACACCGTTCGGCGACCCGTCCGCACCACTGACCGAGGCCACCCTCGACGGGCGACGCATCGTCTTCCTCCCCCGCCACGGCGCGAACCACGAGTATCTGCCGCACACCGTCCCTTACCGGGCGAACCTGTGGGCGATGCGGTCGCTGGGTGTTCGCCGCATCCTCAGCGCATCGGCCGTCGGCGGGCTCCAACCGGGCAACGGCCCGGGCACGGTGGTCATCCCGGATCAGCTCGTGGACCGCACCGGCGGACGCGCTCAGACGTTCTTCGATCGTCTGCCGATCGGCCACGCACATGGGCCCATCCACGTGTCGATGGCCGACCCATATTGCCCACAATTGCGTCGGGCGATGACGCGATCCGACGCGGTCGACGGCGGCACCCTCGTGGTGATCGACGGCCCGCGATTCTCCACCCGCGCGGAAAGCCGCTGGTATGCGGCGCAGGGCTGGTCGGTGATCAGCATGACCGGCCATCCCGAGGCGGCGCTGGCCCGCGAACTGCAGCTCTGCTATGCCAACGCCTGTCTGATCACCGATCTCGACGCCGGGGTCGCCGAAGGTGAGGGAGTGACCGCCGCCGAGGTGTTCGCCGAGTTCTCCCGCAACCTGCCGACCTTCGCCGGCCTCCTGCTCGACGCCATCCGCACCATCGACGCCGCCGCCGAATGCCCCTGCGCGGCTGCCGATCACGACGTCGACGCCGTGCTCGCGGACATCTCGTGA
- a CDS encoding response regulator transcription factor translates to MVRILVADDDRVVADVVRRYLQRDGMEVTVVDTGAAALAHIDAEPIDLAILDVMMPEGDGIAVCETIRAGAHADLPVIMLTALGEADDRVAGLESGADDYVAKPFSPRELSLRVQSVLRRSRADHTGPAARTTDGEISVDPASCAVFVGTREVSTTKREFDLLEFFVAHPGAVFTREELLDRVWGWSFGDISTVTVHVKRLRAKLGSAARIETVWGRGYRWNAASAPRERSSR, encoded by the coding sequence ATGGTGCGCATACTCGTGGCCGACGACGACCGGGTGGTCGCCGACGTCGTACGGCGGTATCTGCAGCGCGACGGGATGGAGGTGACCGTGGTCGATACCGGGGCCGCCGCACTCGCCCACATCGACGCCGAACCCATCGATCTCGCCATTCTCGACGTGATGATGCCCGAGGGGGACGGCATCGCCGTCTGCGAGACGATCCGTGCCGGTGCCCATGCCGACCTGCCCGTCATCATGCTGACCGCACTCGGTGAGGCCGACGATCGCGTTGCCGGACTCGAATCTGGCGCCGACGACTATGTGGCCAAGCCGTTCAGTCCACGCGAGCTGAGTCTGCGGGTGCAGTCGGTGTTGCGTCGCTCCCGGGCCGATCACACCGGTCCCGCGGCGCGAACCACCGACGGGGAGATCTCGGTGGACCCGGCGTCGTGCGCGGTGTTCGTCGGAACGCGTGAGGTGTCGACCACCAAACGCGAGTTCGATCTGCTCGAGTTCTTCGTCGCCCATCCGGGTGCGGTGTTCACGCGTGAGGAACTGCTCGACCGCGTGTGGGGGTGGAGCTTCGGCGACATCTCGACGGTCACCGTCCACGTCAAGCGGCTGCGGGCCAAACTCGGGTCGGCGGCGCGGATCGAGACGGTGTGGGGTCGCGGGTATCGATGGAATGCGGCCTCGGCGCCGCGAGAGCGGAGCAGCAGATGA
- a CDS encoding NAD-dependent epimerase/dehydratase family protein, whose translation MTRVLVTGAAGFIGSRIVALLRGQGIDTLAVDAMIPEAHGRSPAIPDGVTRADVTAVDTMADLLDGVDVVCHQAAMVGMGVTAADAPLYARHNDLGTAAVLAAMHRRGCDRLVLASSMVVYGSGSLRTVDGEPVDQPPARDSAHTDAGDFEYRTRDGRLISWELTGEDAPLRPASLYAASKVAQEHYARAWSVATGGSVVALRYHNVYGPGMPRDTPYAGVASIFRSRLAAGQSPLVFEDGGQMRDFVHVDDVARANCVAIDADTRGFAAVNVCSGQPISIGEVADVLARRVGGPSPVVTGEVRPGDIRHIVADPARARELLGFTARIGPEQGLAEFATAPLRSSAC comes from the coding sequence GTGACGCGCGTTCTGGTGACCGGCGCGGCCGGATTCATCGGTTCGCGCATCGTCGCGCTGCTGCGCGGCCAGGGCATCGACACGCTCGCCGTCGACGCGATGATCCCCGAGGCCCACGGCCGGTCTCCGGCCATCCCGGACGGCGTGACCCGCGCAGACGTGACCGCCGTCGACACCATGGCCGACCTCCTCGACGGGGTCGACGTGGTGTGCCATCAGGCCGCGATGGTCGGGATGGGTGTCACCGCCGCGGATGCCCCGCTCTACGCACGGCACAACGACCTCGGTACGGCAGCAGTGCTGGCCGCCATGCACCGGCGCGGCTGCGACCGCCTGGTGCTGGCCTCGTCGATGGTGGTGTACGGCTCCGGGTCGCTCCGGACCGTCGACGGTGAACCCGTCGATCAGCCACCAGCGCGCGATTCGGCCCACACCGACGCCGGGGATTTCGAGTACCGCACCCGCGACGGCCGGCTGATCTCGTGGGAACTGACCGGCGAGGATGCACCGCTGCGCCCGGCCAGCCTGTACGCGGCGAGCAAGGTGGCCCAGGAACATTACGCACGAGCGTGGTCCGTCGCGACCGGCGGTTCGGTGGTGGCCCTGCGCTATCACAACGTCTACGGACCGGGTATGCCGCGTGACACCCCCTACGCCGGGGTGGCGTCGATCTTCCGCTCACGTCTCGCCGCCGGACAGTCGCCGCTGGTGTTCGAAGATGGCGGCCAGATGCGCGATTTCGTCCATGTCGACGATGTGGCGCGCGCGAACTGCGTCGCGATCGACGCCGACACACGAGGTTTCGCCGCGGTCAACGTCTGTTCGGGACAGCCGATCTCGATCGGAGAGGTGGCCGATGTGCTGGCACGGCGTGTCGGCGGTCCGTCTCCCGTCGTCACCGGTGAGGTCCGCCCCGGCGACATCCGCCACATCGTGGCCGATCCGGCGCGGGCCCGCGAATTGCTGGGATTCACTGCACGTATCGGCCCCGAACAAGGACTCGCCGAGTTCGCGACGGCACCGCTACGTTCCTCGGCGTGCTGA
- a CDS encoding threonine aldolase family protein, whose amino-acid sequence MGTASVSGRGTPPAKMFASDNAAGASAEIVDAVAAVSMEAHLAYGNDPVTAAAGERVAEVFGTDVDVHCVSTGSAANSLALSALTRPWGSILCHRSAHIEVDECGGPEFFTGGAKLVLLDGDDGKIDPGELRRAVRHRAGDVHSVQPQVLSLTQATETGSVYSLDEIHTLTGIARDAGLRTHLDGARFANALVHLDVSPAEMSWRCGVDLLSFGITKNGGMTTDAVVSFDGSLRDELAFRVKRAGQLASKLRFESAQVLAYLADDLWLRNARHANMMAQRLVSGLHATSGVAVRGAAQANLVFCDLPDRVIDGLENQGYVFHHGIPEPGVARLVTSHATTTESVDGLLTAIGDLVHDDRG is encoded by the coding sequence ATGGGAACAGCGAGTGTGAGCGGGCGTGGGACTCCGCCGGCGAAGATGTTCGCCAGCGACAACGCCGCCGGTGCCAGTGCGGAGATCGTCGACGCGGTGGCGGCGGTGTCGATGGAGGCACACCTGGCCTACGGCAATGACCCGGTGACCGCAGCGGCCGGTGAACGGGTCGCCGAGGTGTTCGGGACAGATGTCGACGTGCATTGCGTCTCGACCGGTTCGGCGGCCAATTCCCTTGCGTTGTCCGCCCTCACGCGCCCGTGGGGGTCGATTCTCTGCCATCGCAGCGCACACATCGAGGTGGACGAATGTGGTGGCCCCGAGTTCTTCACCGGCGGTGCGAAACTCGTCCTTCTCGACGGCGACGACGGCAAGATCGATCCCGGCGAGTTGCGTCGCGCGGTGCGGCATCGCGCCGGTGACGTGCACAGTGTCCAGCCGCAGGTGCTCAGCCTCACGCAGGCGACCGAAACCGGCTCGGTGTACTCCCTCGACGAGATCCATACCCTCACCGGGATCGCCCGGGACGCGGGCCTGCGAACCCATCTGGACGGCGCGCGATTCGCCAATGCGCTGGTCCATCTCGATGTGTCACCGGCCGAGATGTCCTGGCGCTGCGGCGTCGACCTCCTGTCGTTCGGCATCACCAAGAACGGCGGGATGACCACCGACGCCGTCGTGTCGTTCGACGGCTCGCTACGCGATGAACTCGCGTTCCGGGTGAAGCGGGCCGGCCAGTTGGCTTCGAAGCTGCGGTTCGAGTCCGCCCAGGTCCTGGCGTACCTGGCCGACGACCTGTGGTTGCGTAATGCACGACACGCCAACATGATGGCGCAACGGCTGGTGTCCGGGCTGCACGCCACCAGCGGTGTTGCCGTCCGGGGCGCCGCGCAGGCGAACCTGGTCTTCTGCGACCTTCCCGACCGGGTCATCGACGGCCTCGAGAACCAGGGATACGTGTTCCACCACGGCATCCCGGAACCCGGTGTCGCCCGGCTGGTGACCTCGCATGCGACCACCACCGAGTCCGTGGACGGTCTCCTCACCGCCATCGGCGACCTCGTCCACGATGACCGTGGCTGA
- a CDS encoding nucleoside hydrolase, translating into MRVAGAPDILVDTDGGLDDAIAVRAIAAEQRLWGVTTTWGAVSAAAAARNIALAVPDCEVVPGARTPPPAWRVVRMHGLDGAGGTARGRRPAQRPRHHPPAPDVIVRFARDVPDGTLVCLGPLTNLARAVDADADALAGLRSIVISAGVGFADRAVRAVADTNTRGDPRAAAVVTRAVGLPIRWVGLDVSRALVLRVDDLPARGIGDFASMRRYGLTRHPAGYGRGWSAPCHDLVAAAAGLDPACAQWRAARMRVRSDHTPARVVAVADDAATHLAAYALDVGRVRGLLRRGSNS; encoded by the coding sequence ATGCGCGTCGCCGGGGCACCCGACATCCTGGTCGACACCGACGGCGGACTCGATGACGCGATCGCGGTCCGTGCGATTGCGGCCGAGCAACGGTTGTGGGGTGTCACCACCACGTGGGGTGCTGTGTCGGCGGCCGCCGCCGCACGCAACATCGCCTTGGCGGTGCCGGACTGCGAGGTCGTCCCCGGCGCGCGCACCCCGCCACCGGCGTGGCGGGTGGTGCGCATGCACGGGCTGGACGGCGCCGGTGGAACCGCGCGGGGCCGCAGACCGGCGCAACGGCCGCGCCACCACCCACCCGCCCCCGACGTGATCGTCAGGTTCGCGCGTGACGTCCCGGACGGCACGCTGGTCTGCCTCGGTCCGCTGACCAACCTCGCCCGCGCCGTCGACGCTGACGCCGACGCGCTCGCCGGGCTGCGGTCCATCGTCATCTCGGCCGGTGTGGGCTTCGCCGATCGCGCGGTGCGTGCGGTCGCCGACACCAACACCAGAGGTGACCCGAGGGCTGCCGCAGTCGTCACCCGGGCGGTCGGGCTGCCGATCCGGTGGGTCGGACTCGACGTCTCCCGCGCGCTTGTCCTCCGCGTCGACGACCTGCCCGCACGCGGCATCGGCGACTTCGCGTCGATGCGGCGCTACGGGCTGACGCGGCACCCGGCCGGATACGGTCGCGGCTGGTCGGCGCCCTGCCACGATCTGGTCGCGGCTGCCGCCGGTCTCGATCCGGCATGTGCGCAGTGGCGTGCGGCCCGCATGCGGGTGCGGAGCGATCACACACCGGCCCGGGTGGTCGCCGTCGCCGACGACGCGGCCACCCACCTGGCGGCCTACGCGCTGGACGTCGGACGTGTCCGCGGGTTGCTCCGCCGCGGATCGAACAGCTGA
- a CDS encoding TIGR04282 family arsenosugar biosynthesis glycosyltransferase, giving the protein MSSSAVLITAKSPVPGLAKTRLATRFGDVGAATLAAAALLDTLRTARAVTGASVIVAVTGRLTDAVRKPDLDEALAGCTLIPQRGDGFAERLTNAHLDAAGTGAQRVIQIGMDTPQVRTDQLRTALRRLEPRARRCVLGIAEDGGWWAFGTALGRGARALSTVAMSRPDTGAATQAALRHAGLTVALLEPMMDVDLPTDIADVVRDCPPDSEFARTAQRLGAIG; this is encoded by the coding sequence ATGAGCAGCTCCGCGGTGTTGATCACCGCCAAGTCCCCGGTTCCCGGGCTCGCCAAGACCCGGCTGGCCACGCGGTTCGGTGACGTCGGCGCGGCCACCCTCGCCGCCGCCGCGCTGCTCGACACTCTCCGCACCGCGCGTGCGGTCACGGGGGCGTCGGTGATCGTGGCGGTCACCGGTCGCCTCACCGACGCGGTGCGCAAACCCGACCTCGACGAGGCACTCGCCGGCTGCACCCTCATCCCCCAGCGCGGCGACGGATTCGCCGAGCGGTTGACCAACGCCCACCTCGACGCCGCCGGCACCGGTGCGCAGCGGGTGATCCAGATCGGCATGGACACCCCCCAGGTACGGACCGACCAACTGCGGACCGCGTTGCGCCGACTCGAGCCGCGCGCCCGACGCTGCGTCCTGGGGATCGCCGAGGACGGCGGATGGTGGGCGTTCGGTACCGCTCTCGGTCGTGGCGCGCGGGCCCTGTCGACGGTGGCGATGTCGCGCCCGGACACCGGTGCCGCGACGCAGGCCGCGTTGCGGCACGCCGGCCTGACGGTCGCGCTGCTCGAACCGATGATGGATGTCGATCTACCCACCGACATCGCCGACGTGGTTCGGGACTGCCCGCCGGACAGCGAATTCGCCCGCACCGCACAACGCCTCGGGGCGATCGGATGA
- a CDS encoding mycothiol-dependent nitroreductase Rv2466c family protein — MADADINFYFDPVCPFAWVTSKWVRTVQAQRDYAVDWRFISLRLINAHIDYDAHFPPEYEAGHTAGLRLLRAAASIRREHGPAPLGGLYEAFGTRIFDSHTGTYLVDGRDDRGTENFLGPVLDELGLPTHHVDALDDTSFDAEIQAETDEALGLTGRDVGTPIIHFEPPEGVAFFGPVISRLPSDEDALVLWDHVVGLARFPGFAELKRSLRERPQLTAFGVTTGEAGVQEDWHGGSRRTKK; from the coding sequence ATGGCCGACGCCGACATCAACTTCTACTTCGATCCGGTCTGTCCGTTCGCCTGGGTGACCAGCAAATGGGTCCGCACGGTGCAGGCGCAACGCGACTACGCCGTCGATTGGCGGTTCATCTCACTACGCCTGATCAACGCGCACATCGACTATGACGCGCATTTCCCACCCGAGTACGAGGCCGGTCACACCGCCGGACTGCGACTGCTCCGCGCCGCGGCCAGCATCCGGCGCGAACACGGGCCAGCACCGCTCGGCGGACTGTACGAGGCGTTCGGGACCCGGATCTTCGACTCCCACACCGGCACCTACCTCGTCGACGGACGCGACGACCGCGGCACCGAGAACTTCTTGGGACCGGTCCTCGACGAACTCGGGCTGCCGACTCATCACGTCGACGCGCTCGACGACACATCCTTCGACGCCGAGATCCAGGCCGAGACCGACGAGGCGCTCGGGTTGACCGGCCGCGACGTCGGCACCCCGATCATCCACTTCGAACCGCCGGAGGGGGTGGCGTTCTTCGGCCCGGTGATCAGTCGGCTGCCCAGCGACGAGGACGCACTCGTGTTGTGGGACCACGTCGTCGGCCTGGCCCGCTTCCCGGGGTTCGCCGAACTCAAACGCAGCCTGCGCGAACGACCGCAGCTGACCGCGTTCGGGGTGACCACCGGGGAAGCCGGTGTGCAGGAGGACTGGCACGGCGGGAGCCGACGCACCAAGAAGTGA
- a CDS encoding sensor histidine kinase — translation MTTETFRIFAVALAMTAPIAAAGAAVIYLIRGMSLRANMVAIILVPLAATFTAIFGVSGFMFTDDSSRVVAVLAAVALVTAPLALLLGQLQAKRTVWERQMREQERAAEHSRRELIAWVSHDLRTPLADIKALAEALSDQVVTSPEEIAEFAREIDTNTIRLSQMVDDLFEMSRINSGAMTLELEPVDVREVVDEVTTALGGAARRAGISLGVTAPADPVVATASSSALSRVLTNLVVNAIAHTGRGGAVDLVVADLGTTVSIAVDDDGSGIPDEDLPRIFEVAYRGTTSRTPANAEGLPVGSGMGLAIARGLIDAHAGEIVATNTERGSRFEVLLPHTPDARRPGGRPATEPSARRGT, via the coding sequence ATGACCACCGAGACCTTCCGCATCTTCGCGGTGGCGCTGGCGATGACCGCACCGATCGCCGCGGCCGGTGCTGCCGTCATCTATCTCATCCGCGGGATGTCGTTGCGGGCCAACATGGTCGCCATCATCCTGGTGCCGTTGGCGGCGACATTCACCGCGATCTTCGGGGTCAGTGGCTTCATGTTCACCGACGACAGTTCGCGGGTGGTCGCGGTGCTGGCGGCGGTGGCGTTGGTGACCGCGCCGCTCGCGCTGCTGCTGGGGCAACTCCAGGCCAAACGTACGGTCTGGGAACGTCAGATGCGTGAGCAGGAACGCGCCGCCGAGCATTCCCGGCGTGAACTGATCGCCTGGGTCAGCCATGACCTGCGGACCCCGTTGGCCGACATCAAGGCGTTGGCGGAGGCCCTGTCGGATCAGGTGGTCACCTCGCCGGAGGAGATCGCGGAGTTCGCCCGGGAGATCGACACCAACACGATCCGGTTGTCGCAGATGGTCGATGACCTGTTCGAGATGTCGCGGATCAACTCCGGTGCGATGACACTGGAGTTGGAGCCGGTCGACGTGCGCGAGGTGGTCGACGAGGTGACCACCGCACTCGGCGGCGCCGCTCGCCGCGCCGGCATCTCGCTGGGGGTCACCGCACCGGCCGATCCGGTGGTGGCCACGGCGAGTTCGTCGGCGCTGTCGCGGGTGCTGACCAATCTGGTGGTCAACGCCATCGCCCACACCGGGCGGGGCGGGGCGGTCGATCTGGTGGTCGCCGACCTCGGTACGACCGTGTCGATCGCCGTGGACGATGACGGCTCCGGCATCCCCGACGAGGATCTGCCGCGGATCTTCGAGGTCGCCTATCGCGGTACGACCTCGCGCACTCCGGCCAACGCCGAGGGGTTGCCGGTGGGATCGGGTATGGGACTGGCGATCGCACGCGGTCTGATCGACGCGCACGCCGGGGAGATCGTCGCCACCAACACCGAACGTGGGAGCCGATTCGAGGTGTTGCTGCCGCACACACCGGATGCGCGGCGTCCGGGCGGCCGGCCCGCGACCGAGCCGTCAGCACGCCGAGGAACGTAG
- a CDS encoding methionine biosynthesis protein MetW: MTTSAVPNPFDAMFAAGHTVLRRTDGSTHQWPVHRWCDTDADDLDRQFDTLVADRCRGSTIDLGCGPGRLVDVLVTRRIIALGVDSSGVAVSMARARGVSVLHRDIHGPLPGEGRWTTALLIDGNIGIGGAPDRVLARAAQLVRPGGTVLVEIDPEVEHIEYDEVRVEGERYASTWFPWARIGLLGAESLCHGCGLTIRQTWAHAGRQVVEMIRT; this comes from the coding sequence ATGACCACGTCGGCGGTGCCCAATCCGTTCGACGCAATGTTCGCCGCCGGTCACACCGTGTTGCGGCGCACCGATGGTTCGACACACCAGTGGCCGGTGCACCGCTGGTGCGACACCGACGCCGACGACCTCGACCGCCAGTTCGACACATTGGTCGCCGACCGGTGTCGCGGATCGACGATCGATCTGGGTTGCGGCCCGGGACGTCTGGTCGACGTGTTGGTCACCCGACGGATCATCGCGCTGGGTGTCGACAGCTCCGGTGTTGCCGTGTCCATGGCGCGCGCTCGCGGGGTGTCGGTGCTGCACCGCGACATCCACGGTCCGCTACCCGGCGAGGGACGGTGGACGACCGCGTTGCTGATCGATGGCAACATCGGGATCGGCGGTGCGCCGGATCGGGTGCTGGCCCGCGCCGCACAACTGGTCCGGCCGGGCGGAACGGTCCTCGTCGAGATCGATCCGGAAGTCGAGCACATCGAGTACGACGAGGTGCGGGTGGAAGGCGAACGTTACGCCAGCACCTGGTTCCCCTGGGCCCGGATCGGCCTGCTCGGCGCCGAGAGCCTGTGTCATGGATGCGGTTTGACGATTCGCCAGACCTGGGCGCACGCGGGACGCCAAGTGGTGGAGATGATTCGCACATGA
- a CDS encoding molybdopterin-dependent oxidoreductase, producing MTATDDDVAGLRSPRVTARIGVALGISFGICFATGLLSHGIQHPPSWFEWIARPVWLYRVTQGVHVISGCVAIPLLLAKLAVVYPKLFDRPLIGSPARALERLSIAVLVAAGIFQLLTGLLNIAQWYPWSFFFPSAHYAMAYVAIGALAIHIAVKLPVIRTALDGPVDSRPPERRRGPSGLSRRGFLNLTWVAGGLGALAFAGQTIPLLRPVAFLAPRSGDGPQGLPINRTAEAAGVISAATDADYRLRVTGAGAGRELSLTELRTLPQHTVDLPIACVEGWSVGATWTGVRVTDLAALVGGDGGRGIRVISLERGLYAVSTLPVAQSQDPLTLLALELNGEPLDIDHGYPGRLIAPNLPGVMQTKWVSRIEVL from the coding sequence ATGACCGCGACCGATGATGATGTGGCGGGTCTGCGCAGCCCGCGGGTCACCGCGCGGATCGGTGTCGCGCTGGGCATCAGCTTCGGGATCTGCTTCGCCACCGGATTGCTGAGTCACGGCATCCAGCACCCGCCGTCGTGGTTCGAGTGGATCGCCCGGCCCGTCTGGCTCTACCGCGTGACCCAAGGGGTACATGTGATCTCCGGGTGCGTCGCGATCCCGCTGCTGCTGGCCAAGCTCGCGGTGGTGTACCCGAAGTTGTTCGACCGCCCCCTGATCGGGTCACCGGCCCGGGCGTTGGAGCGATTGTCGATCGCGGTGCTGGTGGCGGCGGGGATCTTTCAGTTGCTCACCGGACTGCTGAACATCGCCCAGTGGTATCCGTGGTCGTTCTTCTTCCCGTCGGCACACTACGCGATGGCCTACGTGGCGATCGGCGCGCTGGCCATCCATATCGCGGTGAAGCTACCGGTGATCCGGACCGCGCTCGACGGCCCGGTCGATTCCCGGCCACCGGAGCGGCGTCGCGGACCGTCGGGGTTGAGCAGACGCGGTTTTCTCAACCTCACCTGGGTGGCAGGTGGGCTGGGCGCACTGGCGTTCGCCGGCCAGACCATCCCGCTGCTGCGTCCGGTCGCCTTCCTGGCGCCGCGCAGCGGGGACGGCCCGCAGGGCCTGCCGATCAACCGCACCGCCGAGGCCGCCGGGGTCATCTCGGCGGCCACCGACGCCGACTACCGACTGCGGGTCACCGGGGCCGGCGCCGGTCGGGAGCTGTCGCTGACCGAGCTGCGTACCCTCCCCCAGCACACGGTGGACCTGCCGATCGCCTGTGTCGAGGGCTGGAGTGTCGGCGCAACGTGGACCGGGGTGCGCGTGACAGACCTCGCGGCCCTGGTCGGCGGCGACGGTGGACGCGGCATCCGGGTGATCTCACTGGAACGGGGCCTGTACGCGGTCAGCACACTGCCCGTCGCACAGTCACAGGATCCGTTGACGCTGCTCGCACTCGAACTCAACGGTGAACCGCTCGACATCGATCACGGCTATCCCGGCCGGCTCATCGCCCCGAACCTACCGGGCGTCATGCAGACCAAATGGGTGTCGCGGATCGAGGTGCTGTGA
- a CDS encoding siderophore-interacting protein — protein sequence MSHSTAHVTATTDLGPRLRRLHFHVPDLAGLGLPGDPDEAVGIYFPAPGETTTPDMECRDGIWGYHDPESAPEARNYSVRAVDHATGSMTVDFVIHSHGPATAWAQRAEPGHQVVMAHACGWYRAVPAHWRLLAADLAGFPALARILDEDNGTTPTTTVVEVPAAADLDYLDDVDHDADVVAVIGSGNGIGPSVLAASMRQLPVPAGAGYCWFAGEAAQSRAVRTWLRREHQWGREQYDIIGYWRSDGEEWSRRYAAYGDELFAIYQRAIADGKGEKAAAEEFDEALEERGL from the coding sequence ATGTCTCATTCGACGGCGCATGTCACGGCGACCACCGATCTCGGACCGCGTTTGCGGCGGCTACATTTTCACGTGCCCGACCTCGCCGGGCTCGGACTCCCCGGCGACCCCGACGAGGCGGTGGGGATCTACTTCCCGGCGCCCGGCGAGACGACGACACCGGACATGGAATGCCGGGACGGCATCTGGGGCTACCACGATCCGGAATCCGCGCCGGAGGCACGCAATTACTCGGTGCGCGCGGTCGACCATGCCACCGGGTCGATGACGGTGGACTTCGTCATCCACTCCCATGGACCGGCCACCGCGTGGGCGCAACGCGCCGAACCAGGACACCAGGTGGTGATGGCCCATGCCTGCGGCTGGTATCGAGCTGTGCCGGCGCACTGGCGGCTGCTCGCCGCCGATCTCGCCGGCTTCCCGGCACTGGCACGAATCCTCGACGAGGACAACGGAACCACGCCGACGACAACTGTGGTCGAGGTACCCGCCGCCGCGGACCTCGACTATCTGGACGACGTCGACCACGATGCTGACGTCGTCGCGGTGATCGGCAGCGGCAACGGGATCGGACCGAGTGTGCTGGCGGCGTCCATGCGGCAGCTGCCGGTCCCGGCCGGCGCGGGCTACTGCTGGTTCGCCGGGGAGGCCGCGCAATCTCGGGCGGTGCGCACATGGCTACGCCGCGAACATCAGTGGGGCCGCGAACAGTACGACATCATCGGCTACTGGCGGTCCGACGGCGAGGAGTGGTCGCGCCGGTATGCGGCATACGGCGACGAACTGTTCGCCATCTACCAGCGCGCGATCGCCGACGGCAAGGGTGAGAAGGCCGCCGCCGAGGAGTTCGACGAGGCGCTCGAAGAACGCGGGCTCTAG